From a single Hypanus sabinus isolate sHypSab1 chromosome 7, sHypSab1.hap1, whole genome shotgun sequence genomic region:
- the chrm4a gene encoding muscarinic acetylcholine receptor M4, with translation MANFSLEDNKTSLTTNVTVHASPYKTVEIVFISVVTGSLSLVTVVGNILVMLSIKVNRQLQTVNNYFLFSLACADLIIAIFSMNLYTIYVIKGYWPLGAVICDLWLALDYVTSNASVMNLLIISFDRYFCVTKPLTYPARRTNKMAGLMIAAAWILSFILWAPAILFWKFIVGERVVKEGQCYIQFLSNPGVTFGTAIAAFYLPVVIMTVLYVQVSLASRSRMKSHRTESQKEKTSRSSNLLRSYFSRHHNNNTPKPTADSFGDAVKNGKLEENSPTNPAAPRNRDEKTSNESSSASTVLSIPKGDVVQNAQLPAPGKMQGSKWSRIKIVTKQSGSECVTAIEIMPGNATNNVAENKPGNVARKFANIARSQVRKRRQVAAREKKVTRTIFAILLAFILTWTPYNVMVLISTFCEECVPETVWTIGYWLCYINSTVNPACYALCNITFKKTFKQLLLCRYKNIGNAR, from the coding sequence ATGGCGAATTTCAGTTTAGAAGATAATAAAACCAGTTTAACCACAAACGTAACGGTACACGCCAGCCCTTACAAAACTGTCGAAATCGTCTTTATATCTGTGGTAACTGGCTCCCTCAGCCTGGTCACAGTCGTGGGCAACATACTAGTCATGTTGTCCATCAAAGTTAATCGGCAGCTGCAGACTGTGAACAACTACTTCTTGTTCAGCTTGGCCTGCGCTGATCTGATCATTGCAATCTTTTCTATGAACTTGTATACTATCTATGTTATTAAAGGCTACTGGCCCCTGGGTGCCGTGATCTGCGACCTGTGGCTCGCCCTGGATTATGTCACAAGCAACGCTTCTGTCATGAATCTGCTGATCATCAGTTTCGATAGGTACTTTTGCGTAACCAAGCCACTAACTTATCCAGCTCGGCGGACCAACAAGATGGCTGGGCTGATGATAGCGGCGGCTTGGATCCTTTCTTTCATCTTATGGGCACCAGCCATCCTCTTCTGGAAGTTCATTGTTGGCGAACGCGTCGTGAAAGAGGGCCAGTGTTACATTCAGTTCCTCTCCAACCCCGGCGTGACTTTCGGCACGGCAATTGCAGCCTTCTACCTCCCTGTAGTCATCATGACCGTCCTCTACGTCCAGGTTTCCCTGGCCAGCAGGAGCAGGATGAAAAGCCACAGGACCGAGAGTCAGAAAGAGAAAACCTCCCGCTCTTCCAACTTGCTCAGGAGTTACTTCAGCAGGCACCACAATAACAACACGCCCAAGCCTACGGCGGATTCCTTCGGAGACGCCGTCAAGAATGGAAAGCTGGAAGAGAATTCCCCCACCAATCCGGCGGCGCCGCGCAACCGGGACGAGAAGACCTCCAACGAATCCAGCTCCGCCAGCACCGTCTTGTCCATCCCCAAAGGGGATGTGGTACAGAACGCGCAACTGCCGGCACCCGGCAAGATGCAGGGCTCCAAGTGGTCGAGGATCAAGATAGTCACCAAGCAGAGTGGCAGCGAATGTGTCACGGCCATCGAGATCATGCCCGGCAACGCCACCAACAACGTGGCGGAGAACAAGCCCGGCAACGTGGCCAGGAAGTTCGCCAACATCGCCAGGAGCCAAGTCCGGAAGCGGCGCCAAGTGGCCGCCAGGGAGAAGAAGGTAACCCGGACGATCTTTGCGATCCTCCTGGCGTTTATCCTAACATGGACCCCTTACAATGTCATGGTGCTCATCAGCACCTTCTGCGAGGAATGTGTCCCCGAGACTGTCTGGACCATCGGCTACTGGCTATGTTATATCAACAGCACGGTCAACCCTGCTTGTTACGCTCTCTGCAACATCACCTTCAAGAAGACTTTCAAACAGTTGTTACTGTGCAGATACAAGAATATCGGCAATGCAAGATGA